One genomic region from Prionailurus bengalensis isolate Pbe53 chromosome C1, Fcat_Pben_1.1_paternal_pri, whole genome shotgun sequence encodes:
- the CC1H1orf52 gene encoding UPF0690 protein C1orf52 homolog codes for MAAEEKDPLSYFAAYGSSSSGSSGEEDNSEPEETSRRAPDPAKSAGGCGNKEEKRLPGPDELFRSVTRPAFLYNPLNKQIDWERHVVKAPEEPPKEFKIWKSNYVPPPETYTTEKKPPPPELDMAIKWSNIYEDNGDDAPQNAKKARLLPEGEETVESDDEKDEHTSKKRKVEPGEPTKKKK; via the exons ATGGCGGCCGAGGAGAAGGACCCCCTGAGCTATTTCGCGGCTTATGGGAGCAGCAGCTCAGGCTCCTCGGGTGAGGAGGATAACAGCGAGCCGGAGGAAACAAGTCGCAGGGCCCCAGATCCTGCGAAGTCGGCGGGAGGCTGTGGGAACAAGGAGGAGAAGAGGCTGCCGGGACCCGACGAACTATTCCGGAGCGTGACTCGCCCGGCCTTTCTCTACAATCCGCTCAACAAACAGATAGACTGGGAGAGGCACGTCGTTAAGGCGCCTGAGGAG CCTCCAAAGGAATTCAAAATATGGAAGTCAAACTATGTACCACCTCCGGAGACCTACACTACTGAGAAGAAACCTCCCCCTCCAGAGCTGGATATGGCAATAAAATGGTCTAACATATATGAGGACAATGGTGATGATGCCCCACAGAACGCTAAGAAAGCTAGGCTCCTGCCTGAAGGGGAGGAGACCGTGGAATCAG ATGATGAAAAAGATGAGCATACTTCTAAAAAGCGCAAAGTAGAACCAGGAGAaccaacaaagaagaaaaagtag